The sequence below is a genomic window from Clostridium sp. BJN0001.
GATCTACATCAGATGTTATTACATCATAAATAGATGATTCAAGTTTGTTTTTATCAATTCCAAGACCACTTGTTGTATTCCCCTGAGGATCCATGTCTATTGTAAGAACTTTATATCCACGCATAGCTAAATACGAACTAATATTTATGTTTGTAGTTGTCTTACCTACTCCACCCTTTTGATTAAAAATACATATTTTTTTCATTTCATAGCTCAGATGAGCATGCCCCCCTTTCTTCTAACTATTATTATATATATTTTTTAGTTCTTTTAAAAGAGCCTTATACTAATAATTATCATATAACTATGAAAAATGTATCAGATATATATACATCTGATACATTTTCTTAATTTTTAGGAATCTTTATTGTTACTTCTATAAAATCATCGTCTTCTTTTGAATCATATTTAGCATCAACTTTTAATTTTTCAAATATCTTTCTTATAGAATTAATATAAAGCTTTCCTGGAATTACACCTTTTATTTTTCGTTTTTTCTCTTTAGCTGTTTTCTCTTTTCCTAAATATTTTTTTATAAGCTTTTCCGATTCTTTTACATTAAGTTTATTCTTAATAATAAGATTTACTATTTTTGTCTGAAGTTTATAATCAGTTACAGATAATAATGCTCTTGCATGTCTTTCTGTAAGACTATTCTGAAGACATAAATCACGAACATCTTCACTTAATTTTAGAAGTCTTAATTTGTTAGCAATTGTAGACTGTTTTTTGCCCATTTTTTTTGCTATTTCATCTTGTGTAAATTTATAATCTTGAATTAAATTAAAATACGCTTGTGCCTCTTCAATATAATTTAAATCTTGTCTTTGAAGATTTTCAAGAAGAGCTATCTGAGCTGATTCACAATCAGTTATCTCTATGATATTGCATGGAACTGAAGATAAACCTGCTATTTTAGCAGCACGAAATCTTCTTTCACCAGCAACTATTTCAAAAGTGTCACCTATTCTTCTAACAGTAATTGGCTGAACTATACCATGTTCTTTTATAGATTCTGAAAGTTCTTTTAAAGCATCCTCATCAAATACTCTTCTAGGCTGATATACATTTGGAACTATTTTATCAATATTAACATTAATTATTTGATTATTCATCTTTACTGACCATCCCTCGTTACTACTTATTAATTCTTATCTTATAGGCTTTTTAGATGCTGTTCCTGCCTTTCTTGGATAAACCTTAGGACATAATTTAATTTTTTTAACAACTACAAGATTATGTTTTAAATCTGTATCCTCAATTTTAACTTCCTCTACTTTTATAAGCTTGCCTCCAAGTAAATCAAATGCCTTTTTACTTTCAGTTATCTCATCATCTACAGAAGGACCTTTTAGTGCAATAAAATTTCCATTAAGTTTTACATAAGGTAAACAGAATTCAGATAACACAGACATATTAGCTACCGCTCTTGATG
It includes:
- the noc gene encoding nucleoid occlusion protein, whose amino-acid sequence is MNNQIINVNIDKIVPNVYQPRRVFDEDALKELSESIKEHGIVQPITVRRIGDTFEIVAGERRFRAAKIAGLSSVPCNIIEITDCESAQIALLENLQRQDLNYIEEAQAYFNLIQDYKFTQDEIAKKMGKKQSTIANKLRLLKLSEDVRDLCLQNSLTERHARALLSVTDYKLQTKIVNLIIKNKLNVKESEKLIKKYLGKEKTAKEKKRKIKGVIPGKLYINSIRKIFEKLKVDAKYDSKEDDDFIEVTIKIPKN